A genomic segment from Fusarium fujikuroi IMI 58289 draft genome, chromosome FFUJ_chr04 encodes:
- a CDS encoding probable beta karyopherin, whose product MSLLPPDIHAELSQLLQALQSPDNSIRSQAEEHLQNNWTATRPEVLLMGLAEQIQAAGDNATRSFSAVIFRRIASKTRKNEAGETTDLFISLTKDQAAVIRQKILEILAAESERLVRNKISDAVAELARQYTENGDIWPELLGALFQLSQAPEPEKRENAFRVFATTPAIIEKQHEEAVLQAFQKGFKDDAVMVRLAAMEAFASFFRTISKKGQAKYYALIPDVLNILPPIKDSQDSDDLSKALLALIDLAESAPKMFKPLFQNLVQFSISVIQDKELENICRQNALELMATFADYAPSVCRKDPSYTNDMITQCLSLMTDLGEDDDDASEWMASDDFDQDESDQNHVAGEQTMDRLANKLGGQTILAPTFNWLPRMMTSMAWRDRHAALMAISAISEGCRDLMIGELSQVLDLVVPALRDPHPRVRWAGCNALGQMSTDFAPKMQTDYYDRVLKAIIPVLDSPEGRVKSHAAAALVNFCEEAEKATLEPYLDELLSHLFQLLQNEKRYVQEQALSTIATIADAAEAAFSKYYDTLMPLLVNVLQNQSEKEYRLLRAKAMECATLIALAVGKERLGQDAMTLVNLLANIQANITDADDPQAQYLMHCWGRMCRVLGSDFLPFLHNVMPPLLELAVAKADIQLLDDDDQVEQMQNEEGWELVPLKGKMIGIKTSTMDDKHMAIELLVVYAQVLEASFAPYVAEIMEKIALPGLAFFFHDPVRYISAKLVPQLLSSYKKAYGPQSNELRGLWSATVDKLLEVLTAEPAIDTLAEMYQCFYESVEVIGKDCLSADHLSRFIDSVHSAIEDYKDRVAQRLEDKEGATAEDVEDEAEDTLMAIEDDQTLLSDMNKAFHAIFKNHGAAFLPAWERLMPTYEGFLTSNDPTQRQWGLCIMDDVLEYCGTESTRYANYITQPLIDGCRDASPAIRQAAAYGIGVAAHRGGAPWAQFLGGSVPFLFQVTQVPDARNEDNVYATENACAAIAKILHYNASTVGDLQTVITQWVETLPVTNDEEAAPYAYAYLAELIDQRHPAVANQAGKVFVFIAQALEAETLVGQTANRVALATKGFLTSTGVDPTPLLQQFSPEAQRTIMGFFN is encoded by the exons ATGTCTCTGCTCCCACCCGACATCCACGCAGAGCTTTCACAGCTCCTGCAAGCTCTGCAGTCCCCCGACAACAGTATAAGATCACAAGCTGAGGAGCACCTGCAGAACAACTGGACTGCCACCCGACCTGAGGTCCTGTTAATGGGACTGGCGGAACAGATTCAAGCTGCTGGCGACAATGCGACACGATCTTTTTCCGCTGTAATCTTCCGCCGAATTGCTTCAAAAACCCGCAAGAATGAGGCCGGAGAGACCACGGATCTGTTCATCTCTTTGACTAAGGACCAAGCCGCCGTCATTCGACAAAAGATTCTCGAGATCCTTGCCGCCGAGTCTGAACGCCTCGTTCGCAACAAAATTAGTGATGCTGTTGCCGAGCTTGCCAGGCAATACACCGAGAATG GCGATATTTGGCCCGAACTGCTTGGCGCTCTTTTCCAACTTAGCCAAGCCCCCGAACCAGAGAAGCGAGAGAATGCGTTCCGAGTCTTCGCTACCACTCCCGCCATCATCGAGAAGCAGCATGAGGAGGCTGTTCTTCAAGCTTTCCAGAAGGGCTTCAAAGACGACGCCGTCATG GTCCGTCTTGCGGCTATGGAGGCTTTTGCTTCATTCTTCAGGACCATTAGCAAGAAGGGACAGGCTAAGTACTACGCCCTTATTCCCGATGTCCTCAACATTCTCCCTCCGATCAAGGATTCTCAGGATTCAGACGACCTCAGCAAGGCGCTCCTGGCTCTCATCGATCTCGCCGAGTCTGCTCCCAAAATGTTCAAGCCTCTCTTCCAGAACCTTGTCCAATTTAGCATCTCGGTAATTCAGGACAAGGAGCTCGAAAACATCTGCCGCCAAAACGCTCTTGAGCTCATGGCTACATTTGCCGATTACGCCCCCTCCGTGTGCCGAAAGGACCCATCATACACAAATGACATGATCACCCAGTGCTTGAGTCTCATGACGGATCTaggcgaggatgacgatgatgcttcCGAATGGATGGCATCTGATGAC TTTGACCAGGACGAGAGTGACCAGAACCACGTTGCTGGCGAGCAAACCATGGACCGACTTGCGAACAAGCTTGGGGGACAGACCATTCTGGCCCCTACTTTCAACTGGCTTCCTCGTATGATGACTTCCATGGCTTGGAGGGATCGACATGCTGCTCTGATGGCCATCTCTGCCATCTCCGAGGGCTGCCGTGATCTGATGATTGGAGAGCTTAGCCAAGTGCTAGATCTAGTGGTTCCCGCTCTCCgagatcctcatcctcgagtTCGATGGGCGGGCTGCAATGCTCTTGGTCAGATGAGCACTGACTTTGCCCCTAAGATGCAGACCGACTACTACGACCGAGTTCTCAAGGCAATCATTCCTGTCCTCGACTCGCCCGAAGGCCGTGTCAAGTCCCacgcagcagcagctctTGTTAACTTCTGTgaggaggccgagaaggcCACTCTGGAGCCATACTTGGACGAGCTACTTTCGCATCTTTTCCAGCTTCTGCAAAATGAAAAACGCTATGTCCAAGAGCAAGCTCTCTCTACAATCGCCACCATCGCCGACGCCGCTGAAGCTGCCTTCTCGAAATACTACGATACCCTCATGCCTCTTCTTGTTAATGTTCTCCAGAACCAGAGCGAGAAGGAGTACCGACTTCTGCGTGCCAAGGCTATGGAGTGCGCCACATTGATCGCCCTGGCCGTTGGAAAAGAGCGTCTTGGCCAGGATGCTATGACTCTTGTCAACCTTCTGGCCAACATCCAGGCAAACATTACTGATGCAGAcgatcctcaagctcaatacCTAATGCACTGCTGGGGCCGCATGTGTCGTGTTCTCGGTTCCGACTTCCTTCCATTTCTTCACAACGTCATGCCTCCTCTGCTGGAGCTTGCTGTTGCCAAGGCTGATATCCAACTGCTGGACGATGATGACCAGGTTGAGCAGATGCAGAATGAGGAGGGATGGGAACTTGTTCCCCTCAAGGGTAAGATGATTGGTATCAAGACAAGTACCATGGATGACAAGCACATGGCCATTGAACTCCTGGTCGTCTACGCCCAAGTCCTTGAGGCTTCTTTTGCTCCCTATGTAGCGGagatcatggagaagatcGCTTTGCCTGGCCTTgcattcttcttccatgatCCTGTTCGATATATCTCTGCCAAGCTTGTTCCTCAGCTGTTGAGCTCTTACAAGAAAGCCTACGGCCCTCAGTCCAACGAGCTCCGTGGTCTGTGGAGTGCGACTGTCGACAAGCTCCTCGAGGTCTTGACTGCTGAGCCTGCCATCGACACACTTGCTGAGATGTACCAATGCTTCTATGAATCTGTTGAGGTAATTGGAAAGGACTGTCTTTCTGCAGACCACCTCAGCCGATTCATCGACTCGGTACATTCTGCTATTGAGGACTACAAGGACCGTGTCGCCCAACGTCTTGAAGATAAGGAGGGAGCCACTGCCGAGGACGTggaagatgaggctgaggataCTCTGATGGCTATCGAGGATGATCAGACCCTGCTTTCGGATATGAACAAGGCTTTCCATGCTATTTTCAAGAACCACGGTGCTGCGTTCTTGCCTGCCTGGGAGCGATTGATGCCCACATATGAGGGCTTCCTTACCTCAAATGATCCCACCCAACGCCAGTGGGGACTCTGCATCATGGATGATGTCCTTGAGTACTGCGGCACTGAGAGCACACGATATGCCAACTACATCACCCAACCGCTCATCGATGGTTGTCGTGATGCTTCGCCGGCTATTCGCCAGGCGGCAGCTTACGGCATCGGAGTTGCGGCGCACCGAGGTGGAGCACCGTGGGCGCAGTTCTTGGGAGGCTCAGTCCCCTTCTTGTTCCAGGTCACTCAGGTTCCTGACGCTCGTAATGAGGACAATGTCTACGCGACTGAGAATGCATGTGCAGCTATCGCCAAGATTCTCCACTATAATGCAAGCACAGTGGGAGACTTGCAAACCGTGATTACGCAATGGGTAGAGACTCTACCCGTGAccaacgatgaagaagcgGCACCGTATGCTTATGCATATCTTGCGGAGCTGATTGACCA ACGACACCCAGCCGTGGCGAACCAAGCGGGCAAAGTCTTCGTGTTTATCGCCCAAGCTCTCGAGGCAGAGACCCTCGTGGGACAGACTGCCAACCGGGTAGCATTAGCAACCAAGGGGTTCCTGACATCGACCGGCGTTGACCCTACGCCTCTTCTGCAGCAATTTTCTCCTGAGGCACAGCGAACCATCATGGGATTCTTCAACTAG
- a CDS encoding probable white collar 1 protein, producing the protein MDGYYSPHQQQQQQQQQPSQQFQQPRMQQNQQNHMQHNMNDPNFYQGGDSLDDIVRDNQDKLYRRQSMPQAFTNPMGQFQMNQQQQQGQRRMSSVDNGDVMTFGTDNADLNSYQFNQPPIGGGFPNINTSIGMDQMGNYMTSDPNGYSTISPDMMSSMMPSTFASMSVGAQMAGNASPMNLYSPSMSQFPHGQLTPQVQVGNDFSMDLSPDAGSMNMNQSNPPTTTPIPAPTNNAMDTIEDSGDSMMNHPAFNNMNAGDNNQNLPALSRQVSTASGSVVSPPQQHSHGAMSSSTVTHPTSTSVATTPSTGDAPRDSKEKTIYSKSGFDMLKALWLVATRKNPRIQLGAVDMSCAFVVCDVSMNDCPIIYVSDNFQNLTGYSRHEIVGQNCRFLQAPDGKVEAGSKREFVDDGAVYNLKKMVHEGREVQQSLINYRKGGKPFLNLLTMIPIPWDTDEIRYFIGFQIDLVECPDAIASNQDLGGVKVNYKHSDIGQYIWTPPQSSHWEPDNGQTLGVDDVSTLLQQFSPKGLTSDWHKQSWDKMLLENTDDVVHVLSLKGLFLYLSPSCKKVLEYEAADLVGNSLSTVCHPSDIVPVTRELKDTTTGNPVNIVFRIRRKHSGYTWFESHGSLFVEQGKGRKCIILVGRKRPVFALSRRNLEANGGIGDSELWTKLSTSGLFLYVSSNIRSLLDLQPDSLVGTSIQDLMRKESRPEFGRTLEKARRGKIVTCKHEVQNRRGQVLQAQTTLYPGDASEGQKPSFLLAQTKLLKASSRNLAPASTGSRSLAATPRSSNGTENHATGHISQPAGGALAPGSQDAALASEDNIFDELRTTKCSSWQFELRQMEKVNRILAEELGGLLSSKKKRKRRKGVGNVVRDCANCHTRNTPEWRRGPSGQRDLCNSCGLRWAKQTGRVSPRNSSRGANTANGDARSKKSNSPSSPLHKELSADNSKAQTPNGENGINPAQLTKQKIENGTSAPSGAPSATGVKSSAGMPPLSHSSMLGVGQASSMASIREERETSQP; encoded by the exons ATGGATGGCTACTACTCTCcccatcagcagcagcagcagcagcagcagcaaccatCTCAACAGTTCCAACAACCTCGAATGCAGCAGAACCAGCAGAACCACATGCAGCACAATATGAATGATCCAAACTTCTATCAGGGAGGAGATTCCCTCGATGATATTGTGCGCGATAACCAAGACAAGCTATACCGCCGACAGAGCATGCCCCAAGCCTTTACTAACCCTATGGGTCAGTTCCAGATgaatcagcagcagcagcaagggcAAAGGCGGATGTCTTCAGTCGACAACGGTGACGTGATGACCTTTGGAACCGATAACGCCGACCTCAACTCGTACCAATTTAACCAACCACCCATCGGAGGGGGGTTTCCCAACATTAATACCTCCATCGGCATGGACCAAATGGGCAATTATATGACATCTGACCCTAATGGCTATTCGACCATATCCCCTGATATGATGAGTTCTATGATGCCCTCTACCTTTGCAAGCATGAGCGTTGGAGCACAGATGGCCGGCAACGCCTCACCGATGAACCTTTACTCACCGTCCATGAGCCAGTTCCCACACGGCCAACTGACCCCTCAAGTTCAGGTTGGTAACGACTTCTCCATGGATCTTTCTCCGGATGCCGGCTCCATGAATATGAACCAAAGCAACCCTCCCACGACGACCCCGATCCCGGCTCCCACCAACAACGCTATGGATACCATAGAGGATTCGGGCGACAGTATGATGAACCATCCGGCTTTCAATAACATGAATGCTGGAGATAATAACCAAAACTTACCTGCACTTTCTCgccaagtctcaactgcctCCGGCTCTGTTGTTTCACCTCCACAGCAACACTCACACGGAGCTATGTCCTCCTCAACCGTTACTCATCCGACCAGCACTTCAGTTGCAACGACCCCATCAACCGGCGATGCCCCGAGGGACTCAAAGGAAAAGACGATATACTCAAAGAGTGGGTTTGATATGCTTAAAGCTTTGTGGTTAGTCGCTACCCGTAAGAACCCGCGCATACAACTTGGCGCTGTGGACATGTCCTGCGCCTTTGTCGTCTGCGATGTCTCCATGAACGATTGCCCTATTATATACGTTTCGGACAACTTCCAAAACCTCACCGGTTATAGTCGTCATGAGATTGTCGGCCAGAATTGCCGCTTTCTGCAGGCCCCAGATGGCAAAGTCGAAGCGGGCTCCAAGCGAGAGttcgttgatgatggagccgTCTACAatttgaagaagatggttcaCGAAGGCAGGGAGGTTCAGCAGAGTCTTATCAACTATCGAAAGGGTGGAAAACCTTTCCTCAACCTTCTAACTATGATCCCCATCCCGTGGGACACTGATGAAATCAGATACTTTATTGGCTTTCAGATCGACCTCGTTGAATGCCCGGACGCGATCGCATCGAATCAAGACCTCGGTGGTGTAAAGGTGAACTACAAACACAGCGACATTGGCCAATACATCTGGACACCACCGCAATCCAGTCACTGGGAGCCCGATAACGGCCAGACGTTAGGCGTTGACGATGTCTCCACCCTGTTACAGCAGTTCAGCCCCAAGGGTCTCACCTCTGATTGGCATAAGCAATCATGGGATAAGATGCTCCTCGAGAATACCGACGATGTGGTTCATGTTCTCTCGCTCAAAGGTCTCTTTCTGTATCTCTCTCCGTCTTGCAAGAAGGTCCTAGAATATGAGGCTGCGGATTTGGTTGGCAACTCACTTTCAACAGTATGTCATCCATCTGATATTGTTCCTGTTACACGCGAGCTGAAGGACACAACAACCGGAAACCCTGTCAACATTGTGTTCCGAATTCGCAGAAAGCACAGTGGTTACACTTGGTTCGAAAGCCACGGTTCACTGTTTGTCGAACAAGGAAAGGGTCGAAAGTGCATCATTTTGGTAGGCCGCAAGCGACCGGTGTTTGCTCTAAGTCGCCGCAATCTTGAAGCGAATGGTGGTATTGGTGACAGCGAACTCTGGACGAAACTCTCGACATCGGGCCTGTTCTTATATGTCTCTTCGAATATCCGATCTCTCCTCGACCTCCAGCCTGATAGCCTAGTGGGAACCAGTATACAGGATCTTATGCGAAAAGAATCACGCCCCGAGTTTGGGCGAACGCTGGAAAAAGCCAGGCGAGGAAAAATTGTCACATGCAAACACGAGGTCCAGAACCGAAGGGGCCAAGTGTTGCAAGCCCAGACGACTCTGTACCCGGGTGACGCCTCTGAGGGCCAAAAGCCATCGTTCTTGCTTGCCCAGACAAAGCTCCTCAAGGCATCATCACGTAACCTGGCTCCCGCTAGCACCGGTTCCAGGTCTCTCGCCGCAACCCCGAGATCCAGTAACGGCACCGAAAACCACGCCACGGGTCATATTTCACAGCCTGCCGGTGGCGCGTTAGCCCCCGGTAGCCAAGACGCTGCTTTAGCCTCAGAGGACAACATTTTTGATGAATTGAGAACAACGAAATGCTCTAGCTGGCAATTTGAGTTGCGGCAGATGGAAAAGGTTAACCGTATTCTTGCTGAGGAACTTGGCGGCCTGCTGTCCAGCAAGAAAAAACGAAAGCGAAGAAAGGGCGTTGGCAATGTGGTGCGAGACTGCGCCAACTGCCACACAAGAAACACGCCCGAATGGCGAAGAGGACCTAGTGGTCAAAGGGATCTTTGTAACAGCTGTGGTCTTCGGTGGGCCAAACAA ACTGGTCGAGTTTCTCCACGCAATTCTTCACGCGGGGCTAACACAGCAAATGGTGATGCTCGAAGCAAAAAGTCCAACTCTCCGTCGTCACCACTGCATAAAGAATTGTCCGCAGACAACTCCAAAGCGCAAACACCCAACGGTGAGAACGGCATAAACCCAGCCCAACTCACGAAGCAAAAGATAGAAAATGGAACATCAGCACCCAGCGGTGCCCCTTCAGCGACAGGGGTCAAATCATCGGCCGGAATGCCACCGCTAAGCCATTCATCCATGTTGGGCGTCGGCCAGGCCTCGTCGATGGCTTCGATCCGAGAAGAGCGCGAGACGAGTCAGCCTTGA